A region from the Caldicellulosiruptor naganoensis genome encodes:
- a CDS encoding mechanosensitive ion channel family protein, which produces MNFQKIGELLLKYSGKIIYSILIVIVGFLVLKIANRMLEKWKNREKSSVIPFNQKRIDTLAALFKSIVKYSIYFIMIVLILENFNVSIKTILAVAGIGGLAIGFGAQSLIRDVIAGLFLIIEDQLSVGDYVTIDGRSGIVKEMGIKTIKIQDFNGSIHIIPNGSIGAITNWSRYNSKAIVDVKLNTKMSYDEVSQKLKEVFEEIEKEFKDDIVTPPQILGIVDTNWIEYTLRIVTETKPLKHWDVEREMRKKIIEKLFLN; this is translated from the coding sequence ATGAATTTTCAGAAAATTGGAGAACTTTTACTAAAATACAGCGGAAAGATAATCTATTCTATACTCATAGTAATAGTTGGATTTCTTGTTTTGAAAATTGCAAACAGGATGCTTGAAAAGTGGAAAAATAGAGAAAAAAGCAGTGTAATTCCATTTAATCAAAAACGGATAGATACTCTTGCGGCACTTTTTAAGAGTATTGTAAAATACTCTATATACTTTATTATGATTGTGCTTATACTTGAAAATTTTAATGTCTCAATCAAAACAATATTAGCAGTAGCTGGAATTGGAGGTTTGGCAATAGGTTTTGGGGCACAAAGCCTTATTCGAGATGTCATAGCAGGACTTTTTTTGATAATTGAAGATCAGCTATCTGTTGGTGACTATGTGACAATTGACGGGCGAAGTGGAATTGTAAAAGAGATGGGAATTAAGACCATCAAGATTCAGGACTTTAACGGTTCAATCCATATTATACCAAATGGCTCAATAGGTGCTATTACAAACTGGTCAAGGTACAATTCTAAAGCAATTGTTGATGTGAAATTAAACACAAAGATGAGCTATGACGAGGTTTCTCAAAAACTAAAAGAGGTGTTTGAGGAAATTGAAAAAGAGTTTAAAGATGACATTGTAACACCGCCACAGATTTTGGGTATTGTTGATACTAACTGGATAGAATACACTTTAAGGATTGTGACAGAAACCAAACCACTTAAACACTGGGATGTTGAAAGAGAGATGAGAAAGAAAATTATAGAAAAACTATTTTTAAACTAA
- a CDS encoding gamma-glutamyl-gamma-aminobutyrate hydrolase family protein, whose protein sequence is MPRLLSFHSASLQREIIEEYINECDCVLFCGGEDLHPRFYRKEPERGIRKINLLRDEIEIEAMKLSYEQNKRVLAICRGIQVMNVAFGGTLKQDIDKEGYISHFQDMDGRFGYHTVEIKGKILKEIFKHEEILVNSFHHQAIETVAQGFLVEATAKDGVIEAISRHDRDFFVGVQWHPELMWKQDALQFELFKEFVKECAE, encoded by the coding sequence ATGCCAAGGTTATTATCTTTCCACTCAGCGAGCTTGCAAAGGGAAATAATTGAGGAGTACATAAATGAGTGTGACTGTGTACTTTTTTGTGGAGGTGAGGATTTACATCCAAGGTTTTATAGAAAAGAGCCAGAAAGAGGAATAAGAAAGATAAATCTTCTTCGAGATGAAATTGAGATTGAAGCGATGAAGCTTTCATATGAGCAAAACAAAAGAGTTTTGGCAATATGCAGAGGTATTCAGGTTATGAATGTTGCTTTTGGTGGTACCTTAAAGCAAGACATAGATAAAGAAGGCTATATAAGCCACTTTCAAGATATGGACGGCAGGTTTGGTTATCACACAGTAGAAATTAAAGGAAAGATTTTAAAGGAGATTTTTAAACATGAAGAGATTTTAGTCAATTCATTTCATCATCAGGCAATTGAAACTGTAGCTCAAGGCTTTTTGGTTGAGGCAACAGCAAAAGACGGAGTGATAGAGGCTATCTCGAGACATGATAGGGACTTTTTTGTGGGTGTGCAGTGGCATCCTGAGCTGATGTGGAAGCAAGATGCTTTGCAGTTTGAGCTTTTCAAAGAGTTTGTCAAGGAGTGCGCAGAATGA
- a CDS encoding ANTAR domain-containing response regulator, translated as MYKVILAIRNQKLFGTVKSTLIENGYSIADTTLDFSDCLRKIRVLKPNIVIMEYGFSVGSMVEMVNILKNDRICPVVILANQAQKSNIESVIFEDDEFNVFLYSPFNKWAFISFVEMVIKNWIKLRKLEEHIRKLQDDLETRKLVERAKGILMKELKLDEELAMRKLQKLSMDHQMPIKEVARRIIEWKMNNK; from the coding sequence ATGTATAAAGTAATTTTGGCTATAAGAAATCAAAAACTATTTGGTACTGTGAAAAGTACATTGATAGAAAATGGATATTCAATTGCGGACACAACATTAGATTTTTCTGACTGTCTCAGAAAAATAAGAGTGTTAAAGCCTAATATAGTAATTATGGAGTATGGATTTAGTGTAGGAAGTATGGTTGAGATGGTAAATATCCTTAAGAATGATAGAATATGTCCTGTTGTTATACTTGCAAACCAAGCCCAAAAGTCGAATATAGAAAGTGTGATTTTCGAGGATGATGAATTTAATGTATTTTTATACAGTCCATTTAACAAATGGGCTTTCATATCTTTTGTTGAGATGGTAATCAAAAACTGGATAAAACTTAGGAAATTAGAAGAACATATAAGAAAACTTCAGGATGATTTGGAAACAAGAAAACTTGTTGAAAGGGCAAAAGGAATTTTGATGAAGGAGCTAAAGCTTGATGAGGAACTTGCAATGAGAAAACTTCAAAAACTTAGTATGGACCACCAAATGCCTATTAAAGAAGTTGCAAGAAGAATCATAGAATGGAAGATGAACAATAAGTAG
- a CDS encoding HD-GYP domain-containing protein has translation MKLKTQKKLLKHILEFLVILFICFPLGIQIAKVFWKLKSPMFEYLQLASLSSAMIFFSIFYVLRYGTVLKQYRLSEKKQKLIIDKLKEEKETIEKGYINSIQMNKEMTSIVKRLIDTQRVLKQKNEWLRSFFELTTEILSLSDAYEVIKLLGSFESKSLGFLRISVYFNNQDNVFKHLCYFGKKDPDEELLLKKAREDVNIAYRMEQKDNLLKIAVPMISEDKCEGVCFFTIRCNFLEKEDISYYISVCNFITIAIKNSIYYSNLKKQKLEIEDLYEKSTYVNEKLKETIEELNKSKVELEKKNAEIERFFYEIILCLSKAIEYKDLYTKGHCERVQSIALKIADELGLSKDDKDVLKVACLLHDIGKIGIKEEILNKKEPLLPQEYEEIKRHPLIGYNILKDLDFMKRIQKVILQHHERVDGKGYPYGLKDDEIDLLARIISVADAYDAMTSDRPYRRAFTKDEALKELQRCAGSQFDKSIVEKLLSLAQKGMVMFL, from the coding sequence TTGAAATTGAAGACACAAAAGAAACTATTAAAACATATTCTTGAATTTTTAGTAATTCTTTTCATCTGTTTTCCTTTGGGTATTCAAATTGCTAAAGTCTTTTGGAAACTTAAAAGTCCGATGTTTGAATATCTTCAACTTGCAAGTCTTTCTTCCGCCATGATTTTCTTTTCTATTTTCTATGTACTCAGATACGGTACTGTTTTAAAACAATATCGACTCTCTGAGAAAAAGCAAAAACTCATCATCGACAAATTAAAGGAAGAGAAAGAAACTATTGAAAAAGGGTATATTAACAGTATCCAGATGAACAAAGAAATGACAAGTATTGTAAAAAGGCTAATTGATACACAGAGAGTGCTAAAGCAAAAAAATGAGTGGCTAAGAAGCTTTTTTGAGCTTACAACAGAGATTTTGAGCCTTTCAGATGCCTATGAAGTAATCAAACTACTGGGTAGTTTTGAAAGTAAGAGCTTAGGATTTTTGAGAATTAGTGTATATTTCAATAATCAAGACAATGTATTTAAACATTTGTGTTATTTCGGGAAAAAAGACCCTGATGAAGAGTTGCTGCTAAAAAAGGCAAGGGAAGATGTCAATATTGCTTACAGAATGGAACAAAAGGACAATCTTCTTAAAATAGCCGTTCCAATGATATCAGAAGACAAGTGTGAAGGTGTTTGCTTTTTTACAATCAGATGTAACTTTTTAGAAAAGGAAGATATAAGTTATTACATAAGTGTGTGCAATTTTATAACAATAGCAATTAAAAATTCAATTTACTATTCAAATCTAAAGAAGCAGAAATTAGAGATTGAGGATTTGTATGAGAAAAGTACATATGTTAACGAAAAATTAAAAGAGACTATCGAGGAGCTAAATAAGTCAAAGGTTGAGCTGGAAAAGAAAAATGCTGAGATAGAGAGATTTTTTTATGAAATAATCCTTTGTCTTTCAAAGGCAATTGAGTACAAGGATTTGTATACAAAAGGACATTGTGAACGGGTACAATCTATTGCTTTAAAGATTGCAGATGAGCTTGGACTTTCTAAGGATGATAAAGATGTTTTAAAGGTTGCCTGTCTTCTTCATGATATCGGTAAGATTGGTATCAAGGAGGAGATATTAAATAAAAAAGAGCCTTTATTACCTCAAGAGTATGAGGAAATAAAAAGACATCCGTTAATCGGATACAACATTCTAAAGGATTTAGACTTTATGAAGAGAATACAAAAAGTTATCTTGCAGCATCATGAAAGGGTGGATGGCAAAGGTTATCCGTATGGCTTGAAAGACGATGAGATTGATTTGTTGGCAAGAATAATTTCTGTTGCTGATGCATATGATGCTATGACATCTGACAGGCCTTATCGCAGAGCTTTTACTAAGGATGAGGCTTTGAAGGAACTTCAAAGATGTGCAGGAAGCCAGTTTGATAAAAGTATTGTAGAAAAACTTCTTAGTTTGGCACAAAAAGGAATGGTGATGTTTTTATAG
- the xylB gene encoding xylulokinase, with protein sequence MYFIGIDVGTSGTKTILTDSKGNILATATFEYPLYQPQIGWAEQNPEDWWEASVKGIKAVLEKSKVNPEEVKAVGLTGQMHGLVMLDKSYNVIRPSIIWCDQRTAKECDEITERVGKERLIEITANPALTGFTASKILWVRNNEPQNYERTYKILLPKDYIRFKLTGEFATDVSDASGMQLLDIKNRCWSDEVLQKLEIDKELLGRVYESPEVTGTVSEEASKITGLAKGTLVVAGGGDQAAGAVGNGIVRTGVVSSTIGSSGVVFAHLDDFRIDPEGRVHTFCHAVPGKWHVMGVTQGAGLSLKWFRDNFAHIEKAAFEFIDKDPYILMDQEAELANPGADGLVFLPYLMGERTPILDPFAKGIFFGITAKHTRREFIRAVMEGVVFSLKNCLDILVEMGIEIKEIRVSGGGAKSKLWRQMQADIFEMDVWTLNSKEGPAFGAAILAAVGAGEYTSVEEACDAMIQKVDVCRPNQELFDVYRKTYKLYNSIYPRVKDLFRQ encoded by the coding sequence ATGTACTTTATTGGAATTGATGTTGGAACATCAGGTACAAAGACTATTTTGACAGACTCAAAAGGGAACATTTTAGCTACCGCCACTTTTGAGTATCCTCTTTACCAGCCACAGATAGGCTGGGCTGAGCAAAACCCTGAGGATTGGTGGGAGGCAAGTGTAAAAGGAATTAAAGCTGTGCTTGAAAAGTCCAAGGTAAACCCTGAGGAAGTCAAAGCTGTGGGACTTACCGGCCAGATGCACGGGCTTGTTATGCTTGACAAAAGCTACAATGTCATAAGGCCATCAATCATCTGGTGTGACCAGAGGACAGCAAAAGAATGTGATGAGATAACCGAAAGAGTGGGAAAGGAAAGACTTATAGAGATAACAGCAAACCCTGCTTTAACAGGTTTTACTGCTTCTAAGATATTATGGGTTAGAAATAATGAACCGCAAAATTATGAGAGGACTTATAAGATATTACTTCCAAAGGACTATATAAGATTTAAACTCACAGGCGAGTTTGCAACAGATGTGTCAGATGCATCTGGTATGCAGCTTTTGGATATTAAAAATAGGTGCTGGTCTGATGAGGTGTTGCAAAAACTTGAAATAGACAAAGAACTCTTAGGTAGAGTGTATGAATCACCAGAGGTAACAGGCACAGTATCAGAGGAAGCAAGCAAAATAACAGGTCTTGCGAAAGGAACACTTGTTGTTGCAGGTGGAGGAGACCAGGCAGCAGGTGCTGTTGGAAATGGAATTGTAAGAACAGGTGTTGTATCGTCAACAATTGGCTCATCCGGTGTTGTTTTTGCGCACTTAGATGACTTTAGAATTGACCCTGAGGGTAGGGTTCATACATTTTGCCATGCAGTGCCAGGAAAGTGGCATGTGATGGGTGTGACACAAGGTGCAGGGCTTTCTTTAAAGTGGTTTAGAGACAACTTTGCTCACATCGAAAAGGCTGCATTTGAGTTTATTGACAAAGATCCTTACATTTTGATGGACCAAGAAGCAGAGCTTGCAAACCCAGGGGCAGATGGACTTGTATTTTTACCATACCTTATGGGTGAAAGAACACCAATCTTAGACCCATTTGCAAAAGGGATTTTCTTTGGGATAACTGCAAAGCATACACGAAGAGAATTTATAAGAGCTGTTATGGAAGGAGTTGTATTTTCTCTTAAAAACTGTCTTGACATCTTGGTTGAGATGGGGATTGAGATAAAGGAAATAAGAGTCTCTGGCGGTGGTGCAAAGAGCAAGCTCTGGAGGCAGATGCAGGCAGACATATTTGAGATGGATGTATGGACGTTAAATTCCAAAGAAGGTCCAGCATTTGGTGCAGCTATCTTGGCAGCAGTTGGTGCAGGAGAGTATACTTCAGTTGAAGAAGCGTGTGATGCAATGATTCAAAAAGTAGATGTTTGCAGGCCTAATCAGGAGTTGTTTGATGTTTACAGAAAGACTTATAAGCTATACAATAGTATATATCCGCGAGTAAAGGATTTGTTTAGGCAATAA
- a CDS encoding LacI family DNA-binding transcriptional regulator — protein sequence MKFLPSIEDVAKKAGVSKATVSRVLNNSANVSEKKRKAVLDAIKALNYTPNVTAKNLAKRKTETVGIIIQSLSGWFYGVVVDLLNNYISKRGYGAIFCQISDNIDYFRFLVGRVDGIIVFGYKTINKESLRLLKANNVPVVLAENNTEYSDVPRINVNNFQGGYMATKYLIDKSCKKIAHILGPSDSFESLARFKGYKAALSDAGIEFDERLCVEGDFMFQKAYENIKKLVQTQQIDGIFAANDVMAYASIYALNEMDIKVPQQVKVVGFDDVDIFGLRLSKMPKLTTVRQPIDLMVKTACDILFDKINNPEKKFESEYVLDTQLIVRESA from the coding sequence GTGAAATTTTTGCCGTCAATTGAAGATGTTGCAAAAAAGGCTGGTGTGTCAAAAGCCACAGTTTCAAGGGTTTTGAACAACAGTGCAAATGTATCAGAAAAAAAGAGAAAGGCTGTGCTTGATGCAATAAAGGCTTTGAACTATACTCCAAACGTCACTGCAAAGAACTTGGCAAAGAGAAAGACTGAAACGGTTGGAATTATAATCCAGTCGCTGAGCGGTTGGTTTTACGGTGTGGTAGTTGACCTTCTTAACAATTACATATCAAAACGAGGATATGGTGCAATATTTTGCCAAATTTCAGACAATATAGACTATTTTAGATTTCTTGTTGGCAGAGTTGATGGAATAATTGTGTTTGGATACAAAACCATTAACAAAGAGTCACTGAGGCTTTTAAAAGCTAACAATGTGCCAGTGGTGCTTGCAGAGAATAATACTGAATATTCAGATGTGCCGCGGATAAATGTAAACAACTTCCAAGGAGGATACATGGCAACAAAGTATTTAATAGACAAAAGTTGTAAAAAGATTGCTCATATTTTAGGTCCGTCAGATTCTTTTGAAAGCCTTGCAAGGTTTAAAGGGTATAAGGCGGCCCTAAGTGATGCTGGAATTGAATTTGATGAAAGACTTTGCGTTGAAGGAGATTTTATGTTTCAAAAGGCATATGAGAATATCAAAAAGCTTGTCCAAACACAACAGATTGATGGCATATTTGCAGCAAATGATGTAATGGCATATGCAAGCATATATGCTTTAAATGAGATGGACATTAAGGTTCCCCAGCAAGTGAAAGTTGTTGGTTTTGACGATGTAGATATATTTGGGTTGAGACTGAGCAAAATGCCTAAGCTCACAACAGTTCGTCAACCAATTGATTTAATGGTCAAAACTGCCTGTGATATTCTTTTTGACAAAATAAATAACCCTGAGAAAAAATTTGAAAGCGAGTATGTACTGGATACTCAGCTGATTGTCAGAGAGTCTGCTTAA
- a CDS encoding DUF4176 domain-containing protein yields MGVIKVESEWLPIGSVVVLKGGNKPLMIYGRKQFNSRTGHEFDYVACFYPEGNLSADYNIFFNKEDIDKVLFKGYEDELEFEMRKMLK; encoded by the coding sequence ATGGGGGTGATTAAGGTGGAAAGCGAATGGCTTCCAATTGGAAGTGTAGTCGTTCTAAAAGGTGGAAATAAACCATTAATGATTTATGGTCGAAAACAGTTCAATTCGCGAACAGGGCATGAATTTGATTATGTTGCTTGTTTTTATCCTGAGGGAAACCTTTCGGCTGATTACAACATTTTCTTTAACAAGGAAGACATTGATAAAGTACTATTCAAAGGGTACGAGGATGAACTTGAATTTGAAATGAGAAAAATGCTAAAATAA
- the ribD gene encoding bifunctional diaminohydroxyphosphoribosylaminopyrimidine deaminase/5-amino-6-(5-phosphoribosylamino)uracil reductase RibD, producing MRSLSHSYYMNIALELAKKASPLVLPNPRVGCVIVKNGIIIGKGYHQKYGEKHAEVLAIEDAIKNGNSLKNATMYVTLEPCCHFGKQPPCTDAIIKSGIKKVVVATKDPNPLVNGKGIQILKQHGIEVIEGILEKEAESVNKEFFKYMKKGIPYIAIKVAQSIDGKIATPSNKRFLFNTEDENIFVHSLRQKYMATMVSVNTVISDNPILNARYGQIVRQPIRVVLDSKLRIPLDCNIVKTSDEYSTYIVCSENVNDTQKIELLSQKGIKIIFATSSEDGHLDLLDAFSKLAQQKIVSVLVEGGSLLNFFLLKQRIVDYWYSLIFNVFIGGQNTKGVIGAEGFEQFFPKLVNTKVTTFKNSTIIEGDISYV from the coding sequence TTGAGGAGTCTTTCACATAGCTATTACATGAACATAGCACTTGAGCTGGCAAAGAAAGCTTCTCCTTTGGTGCTGCCAAACCCAAGAGTTGGATGCGTGATTGTAAAAAACGGAATAATAATCGGAAAGGGATATCATCAAAAGTATGGTGAAAAGCATGCAGAAGTTTTGGCAATCGAGGATGCAATAAAAAATGGCAACTCGCTCAAAAACGCAACAATGTATGTCACTTTAGAGCCATGCTGTCATTTTGGCAAACAGCCACCTTGCACAGATGCAATTATAAAAAGTGGCATTAAAAAAGTTGTAGTTGCCACCAAAGACCCAAATCCCCTTGTCAATGGCAAGGGCATACAAATTTTAAAACAGCACGGAATAGAAGTTATAGAAGGTATTTTAGAAAAAGAAGCAGAAAGTGTAAACAAAGAATTTTTTAAATACATGAAAAAGGGTATTCCCTACATTGCCATAAAAGTTGCCCAGAGTATTGATGGCAAAATTGCAACACCTTCAAATAAGCGATTTTTGTTTAACACTGAAGATGAAAACATCTTTGTACACAGTCTTCGGCAAAAATATATGGCAACAATGGTCTCTGTAAATACTGTAATTTCAGATAACCCAATTTTAAATGCAAGGTATGGCCAGATTGTAAGGCAGCCTATAAGAGTTGTGCTTGATTCAAAGCTTCGAATTCCTTTAGATTGCAATATCGTAAAAACCTCTGACGAGTATTCTACCTACATTGTGTGCAGTGAAAATGTAAATGATACTCAAAAAATAGAACTTCTTTCTCAAAAAGGAATAAAAATAATTTTTGCAACGTCGTCAGAAGATGGTCATCTTGACCTTTTAGATGCATTTTCAAAACTTGCACAGCAAAAGATAGTATCAGTCCTTGTTGAGGGAGGAAGTCTACTGAACTTTTTTCTTTTGAAGCAAAGAATTGTGGATTACTGGTATTCATTGATATTCAATGTTTTCATAGGTGGACAGAACACAAAAGGCGTGATAGGTGCAGAAGGCTTTGAACAGTTTTTCCCAAAGCTTGTAAATACAAAAGTCACAACCTTTAAAAACTCTACCATTATTGAAGGAGATATAAGTTATGTTTAG
- a CDS encoding riboflavin synthase, with translation MFSGIVEEVGRVVLMRKIEDIVKLSVEVKKIDAKIGDSIAVDGVCLTVTNISNGIFDFDLSPETIERTTLKFLKEGMPVNLQPALKMGDRIGGHIVLGHVDCIGTICMQKIQGKSRIIGIKPSEDFKGLVIRKGSVAIDGISLTVVDVFDTYFTISLIPHTIENTTLKYKKVGSWVNIEFDYIAKIVKENLR, from the coding sequence ATGTTTAGCGGCATTGTTGAAGAGGTTGGCAGGGTTGTTTTAATGAGAAAAATTGAAGATATTGTAAAGCTGAGTGTAGAAGTGAAAAAGATAGATGCAAAAATTGGTGACAGCATAGCAGTTGATGGTGTGTGCCTGACAGTTACAAATATCTCAAATGGAATTTTTGACTTTGACCTGTCACCTGAGACAATTGAAAGGACCACACTTAAATTTTTAAAAGAAGGAATGCCTGTTAATCTGCAGCCTGCTTTGAAGATGGGAGACAGAATTGGCGGTCACATTGTTCTTGGCCATGTTGACTGTATTGGCACAATTTGCATGCAAAAAATTCAGGGAAAAAGCAGAATAATTGGGATAAAACCATCTGAAGATTTTAAAGGCCTTGTTATCAGAAAAGGTTCTGTTGCAATTGATGGTATTTCTCTTACAGTTGTAGATGTCTTTGACACATACTTTACAATATCTTTGATTCCACACACTATTGAAAATACTACCTTGAAGTACAAAAAAGTAGGTAGCTGGGTAAACATTGAATTTGACTACATTGCAAAGATTGTGAAAGAAAATTTGAGGTGA
- the ribB gene encoding 3,4-dihydroxy-2-butanone-4-phosphate synthase codes for MYGLKNVIESFKNGEFVIVFDSQNREDEADLILPAQFSTPDKISFVLNHAKGMFCVAIDKEIQERLNLYVPYNTKDSCTFTVTVDHKDTKTGITAIERSKTSKELANPNATASDFKIPGHVNPVVAHEGGVLTRKGHTEAAVELCRISKLFPAAVMIEILDEKGDSHNKEYIKSLAKRFSIPVTTIDEIEKYILLNRPTVQKEAEADFPTQYGKFKIFAFKNYFSQKEHAVLINQTFNPSQPVNVRIHSSCKTGDVFHSLRCDCHQQLEFFLQFMAENKNCMLIYLDQEGRGIGFANKIKAYALQEQGFDTYEANNLLGFDDDLRDYFDALHIMRFFGISKINLATSNPEKVSFLQDCGIEILKRISIPIVINPYNRKYIHSKILKKKHEILIKGEDNVENF; via the coding sequence ATGTATGGCTTGAAAAATGTAATAGAAAGTTTTAAAAATGGAGAATTTGTTATAGTATTTGACAGCCAAAACCGTGAAGATGAAGCAGATTTAATTTTACCTGCTCAGTTTTCAACACCAGATAAAATAAGCTTTGTTTTGAATCACGCCAAAGGAATGTTCTGTGTTGCCATAGACAAAGAAATTCAAGAACGCTTGAATTTATACGTTCCTTATAACACTAAAGACAGCTGTACTTTTACAGTCACAGTCGACCACAAAGACACAAAAACAGGTATAACTGCTATCGAGAGAAGCAAAACAAGCAAAGAGCTTGCAAATCCAAACGCAACGGCTTCTGACTTTAAAATTCCAGGTCATGTAAATCCTGTTGTTGCTCATGAAGGCGGGGTTTTGACAAGGAAAGGTCACACAGAGGCAGCTGTAGAACTTTGCAGGATCTCAAAGCTTTTTCCTGCTGCGGTGATGATTGAAATCTTAGACGAAAAAGGAGATAGTCACAACAAAGAGTATATAAAAAGCTTGGCAAAGAGATTTTCAATACCAGTTACTACAATTGATGAGATTGAAAAATATATTTTATTAAACCGGCCCACAGTGCAAAAAGAAGCTGAAGCAGACTTTCCAACACAGTATGGAAAGTTTAAGATTTTTGCTTTCAAAAACTATTTTTCGCAAAAAGAACATGCTGTGCTGATAAACCAGACTTTTAATCCAAGCCAGCCGGTAAATGTACGAATACACTCTTCCTGCAAAACAGGAGATGTTTTCCATAGCCTGAGGTGCGACTGTCATCAGCAGCTTGAATTTTTCTTGCAGTTTATGGCAGAGAATAAAAACTGCATGCTCATTTACCTTGACCAGGAAGGAAGAGGAATTGGATTTGCCAATAAGATTAAAGCTTACGCACTTCAAGAGCAAGGTTTTGATACCTATGAGGCAAACAATCTACTTGGCTTTGACGATGATTTGAGAGATTACTTCGATGCTCTGCATATTATGAGATTCTTTGGTATAAGCAAAATTAATCTTGCAACATCCAATCCTGAAAAAGTTTCTTTTTTGCAGGATTGTGGAATTGAGATTTTAAAGAGAATATCTATTCCGATTGTTATAAATCCATATAACAGGAAATATATACATTCGAAAATATTAAAGAAAAAGCATGAAATCTTAATAAAAGGAGAGGATAATGTTGAGAACTTTTGA
- the ribH gene encoding 6,7-dimethyl-8-ribityllumazine synthase gives MRTFEGSFCGKNLKFAIVVSRFNSFITDELLKGCLDGLSRHDVDSENIDVYYVPGAFEIPLVAKKLAKSKKYNAIIALGAVIRGSTPHFEYVSAEVSKGIANVSLEQEVPVIFGVLTCDTVDQAIERAGTKAGNKGFDAALSALEMANLMKNISF, from the coding sequence TTGAGAACTTTTGAAGGAAGCTTTTGTGGAAAAAATTTGAAATTTGCAATTGTCGTCTCAAGATTTAACTCATTTATTACAGATGAGCTTTTAAAAGGATGCCTGGATGGTCTTTCTCGGCATGATGTTGACAGTGAAAATATCGACGTATATTACGTACCAGGTGCTTTTGAAATTCCACTTGTTGCTAAAAAGCTTGCTAAGTCAAAAAAATACAATGCAATAATTGCACTTGGTGCAGTGATTCGCGGTAGCACACCACACTTTGAGTATGTAAGCGCAGAGGTCTCAAAAGGCATTGCAAACGTCTCTTTAGAACAAGAGGTTCCAGTTATATTTGGTGTTCTGACATGTGACACAGTCGACCAGGCAATCGAAAGAGCGGGTACAAAAGCAGGAAACAAAGGATTTGACGCAGCTCTCTCTGCCCTGGAGATGGCAAATTTGATGAAGAATATTTCTTTTTAG